One window of Branchiostoma lanceolatum isolate klBraLanc5 chromosome 6, klBraLanc5.hap2, whole genome shotgun sequence genomic DNA carries:
- the LOC136436252 gene encoding glutamyl-tRNA(Gln) amidotransferase subunit B, mitochondrial-like translates to MASSVPKMCAGRIFLSSRRSLCTCNRFYAKSQTKKDRTRPLPGDWQGRVGLEIHAQVSSNSKLFSGSQVQFSAPPNSLVSPLDASLPGTLPVLNRRCVEAGVLTALALNCHINRKSLFDRKHYFYADLPAGYQITQQRLPLAVDGHLTFDVYDESRSQRQVLKSCQVRIKQLQLEQDSGKSLHDQENGEVLVDLNRAGVALMEIVTEPDMVDGAEAAAMVKELQLILQSLRTCDGNMSEGSMRVDANISVNRSGEELGTRAEVKNINSAKFVQKAIEYEMQRQIQVLEGAGEVEEETRYFDWKAGKTISLRDKEQRHDYRYMPEPNLPPLILYTDATSPRGTEDTVVNIDRVREQMPELPDATRRRLVEEYGIQFQHSVALVGEGLVEYFESLVDVKGKGRDPRSAASWVLTDLLEEQHKRSLTFQECPVTASKLGEIMDLVAVGTISKSTGKKILGLLFDGDNRGLLQIIEEEQWAQIRDEETLGRICDEILEKHHQLVEAYRKGNKKVVNRLMGEVQKATNKCADPTVTSRVLRQKLEGQ, encoded by the exons ATGGCGTCGTCTGTACCAAAAATGTGTGCCGGGCGAATTTTCTTGAGTTCTCGTCGGTCTTTATGTACTTGTAACCGGTTCTATGCTAAATCACAGACAAAGAAAGATCGCACAAG ACCGCTCCCTGGAGACTGGCAGGGAAGGGTGGGGTTAGAGATCCATGCACAGGTCTCTTCCAACTCCAAACTCTTCTCAGGCTCACAGGTCCAGTTCTCAGCTCCACCAAACTCACTCGTCTCTCCGCTGGATGCATCCCTGCCAGGAACCTTACCA GTGTTAAACAGACGGTGTGTTGAGGCAGGTGTGTTGACAGCTCTAGCGCTAAACTGTCACATCAACAGGAAATCTCTCTTTGACAGAAAGCACTACTTCTACGCTGATCTCCCC GCAGGCTATCAGATTACCCAGCAGAGACTGCCATTGGCCGTGGATGGTCACCTGACCTTTGACGTGTACGACGAGAGCAGGAGTCAGCGGCAGGTGCTGAAGTCGTGCCAGGTGCGCATCAAACAGCTGCAGCTGGAGCAGGACAGCGGGAAGAGTCTACACGACCAGGAGAATGGGGAGGTCCTAGTGGACCTGAACAGGGCTG GTGTGGCACTGATGGAGATAGTGACAGAACCAGACATGGTGGATGGTGCGGAGGCTGCTGCCATGGTGAAAGAACTTCAGCTCATCCTACAGTCCCTACGTACCTGTGACGGCAACATGTCAG AGGGTTCCATGAGAGTGGATGCTAACATCTCAGTCAACAGGAGTGGGGAGGAACTGGGAACCAGGGCGGAGGTCAAGAACATCAACAGCGCCAAGTTTGTACAGAAGGCTATTG aatatGAGATGCAGAGACAGATCCAGGTGCTAGAGGGCGCTGGTGAGGTGGAGGAGGAGACCAGGTACTTTGACTGGAAGGCAGGGAAGACAATATCTCTGAGGGACAAAGAACAGAGGCATGACTACAg GTATATGCCTGAACCCAACCTCCCTCCTCTGATCTTGTATACTGACGCCACGTCACCACGTGGAACGGAAGACACTGTCGTAAATATCGACAGAGTACGTGAACAGATGCCagaacttcccgatgccaccaGACGCAGACTTGTAGAGGAATACGGCATCCAGTTTCAGCACAGTGTGGCACTGGTG GGCGAGGGTCTTGTGGAATACTTCGAGTCTTTAGTAGATGTCAAGGGCAAAGGTCGTGACCCCAGGTCAGCAGCATCCTGGGTACTGACTGACCTTCTGGAAGAGCAACACAAGAGGAGTTTGACCTTCCAGGAGTG TCCTGTCACAGCGAGTAAGTTAGGAGAGATTATGGACCTTGTTGCAGTGGGAACAATTTCCAAGTCAACTGGCAAGAAG ATCCTTGGTCTTCTTTTTGACGGAGACAACAGAGGTCTGTTAcag ATTATAGAGGAGGAGCAGTGGGCTCAGATCAGGGATGAGGAGACACTGGGCAGGATATGTGATGAGATTCTGGAGAAACATCATCAGCTG